The nucleotide sequence ATGCACATAACTAGTAATATACAGTTAATTGTATTGTTCCATGGATCTTGTTTAATGATTTTTATTAATAAGCCTGTTAAGCCACCACATGTCCGATTGTATAAAAGTTGTCACATAAAATGTTATAAAATCTCAAGATGTCCATATCATGATCCGGAATAATAAAGGCTGTAATTACATTTGAATTACAAGTCAGATTATATATAAAAACTCTTCTCGTTTCTTGATTTGGTATATATTTAATTGGGCAATGAATAAAAAGTTCCCAAAGTGTGAGATTTATAATGTTGGTGAAATATTGTTGTAGAGACCCATGTCCACTCCATTGTATGCTATCGGAGCATACATCCACTTGTCATCGGAACTCAGCAACTGCAAGAATTCACcagaaaaataattaaaattaagtaACAAGTATTTACAAGCATCAAGTTATAGAACATAGGatttattaatatttataatgtTATGAATTGATCGTTTAAACTTACGTTAATCTGAAGCTGCAAGAACTTCACATAATGAACTGCTTCTTCAAGCATTGTGCTGATGTCAACCTTTGTCCCATTTGGTACAAGGTTCTGAAGGATTCTGAGTCTTTCATTTattctttctcttcttttctgTAAAAAAAGTAACATGAAACCATATTagcttcaaaatccaaaaaggaGACACAAGTGAGATATCACTTTGTTTGTTATATAAATTCACATTAAAGAAGACTTACCCTGGCATAGATGCTTTGGGGATCAGTTGCAGCGCCTCTACCAGCTCGTGTTTTCTCAGTTACGATTTTTCTTCCGTTCAATTCTTGAGAAGCATTCGAATCGTCCTCGGAGCTGCAAGAGCTTGAACTTTGTACATTTCTTTTTCCACTATTTTTGTTAGTAAACTTTTCTTTATTGTGATGAGTCTCTTCGCTATCATCATCGTTTCTGTTAACAGAAGTCATCTTCTGGATTTTCTTTGGTGGCAAATTCTTCTTGTTTTTCTGTTAAATCGACGTTAAATTAGAATTCATAAGATTTTCTTcattttgatatatttttttgtGTGATACCATGATCAGATGACATATACAAAGTTAATTTTTCATATTCTCAAATGCTTACATTGTCATTTGAAACTCGAGTTTTCTTCTTATGATCAATTTTCCCATGAGTGTTGCCTTCAGTGGGAAGTTGAAGAATTTCATACTTTCTCTTGAGGGGTGTTACATTTCCCAGACCAGCAACTGGCATAGACTGGACAACTGAATTCTCCGTTCTACCCTTCTCTACCACCTCAGCTTCATCAGAGAAAACTTGAGCTAGGAACAAGAAGTTGCTACTATCACCCTCCATAGGTGTATTAGAAGGACAAAACTGGAAATTGTTGTGGCATAGATAGGGAGGAGAGTCTGAAGCATTGATGCTTTCTTGAGAAAAACAATTGTAAAGATTAGAGTTAATATCATGATCAGAAGTATAAGCGAAAATCTGATCCTCCATAATGCATGAACTAGAACTATTAGATACATTGGCATTTGGCAAAAGAATAGGAGTTTCAAGATTCAAACCATGATCATGTTCACTTGAGAACAATCCATCATGATTAGAATCTTGATCACAAAAGAACATTGAGCCCAGATTCACCCATTCTTCATCAAAAACATCTCCATAAGACTccatcttttctttttattttctagGAAAATTTATATGCAGAACTCACTAGTTCTGTAATGTACAACAGAAGGCTTTTGATATGTGTTTTGGTGGTGAAGAAAATGAGAAGCATATTTATACCCTTTATGAAGGGTTGTGAAAGAATGTTATGAGAATTGACTTGAATAATTAATACAAATAATTGTGTTCTTGGTAGAACAACAACCCtgattttatttagttttaaaacaaaaacttAGCTGTGGGACTAACTAGCTACCTGAAGAATTACAAGTTTACAACTCACATTTTTTTCCTTCATCAGATGGGATTAATACACCATCTCCTTAATCATTTTCTTACTTAATTAATACATAATTTAACAGGTTTATGAAGTGTTATTAAAAGTTAGAACCATAGTTACCTAATTCGCGGTTCGCTCCGGTACGGGTACGTGGTTCGGGTACGCGATTCGCTAGAGGTGATAAGTGCAAGGCTTCCATcatttagggtctttattgaacaATGTCCAAACTTtgtccctaagaagttcctagggagagCTTTGTCCAaggtttggaaagagtttatgtttggaaagagtttatgtttggaaagagtttatgtttAGAAAGAGTTTATGTTTAGAAAGAGTTTTTGTTTAGacagagtttgtatagactagatttgtctgagttttgtagcaAAAACTCTGTGTGTTTGCTTTGTGCTCtatgttttgtccgggctttctatttagtgttgaaagtccgggtttcaccttgtatatatactttaatatggaatagacaaggtaacgattctgtgtgaatttctgtgccctaatcattctcttttgtctggcggcgctttgtgtgagtgacgtcattcatcttcatcaagaatactctgtgtattcttgatttctctctcaaatccttgcattcttgtgttcatctacagtggttgatcatcaggtggattccgcacacctgttggttgctttagctgagtgagatcttggattaggaggcctgacaagtggtatcagagcagtgtgctcatactactgtaggtgttcttagtttgaaggttttggtgagATTAGTTCATACTTTGATAGGGTTTTGTGAGATTTTAGTGAGTTTTTGTGTGttattcatgattcttcattcatttctagtgtttggatgatggattttgagtagtttagtgagtttttagtgttttcttcatctgggttttacagGGGTTTTTGTTCTTGTTCATACAGAGCTTTGAAGGAGATAAAGATTCTGAGTTTTGATCTTTGGAAGCTTGGTCCGTGGTTTACACTTTGTGTTTGTGTCTCCGGGGTATTGTTGAACCAGTGTGTAGTCACACTGGGGAGATACTCCGAGGATTGGTTCCTTCTGAGTTTTGAAACTTGTCTGAGTTTCAATTCATTCAGTCTGAGCTTTCTCCTTGTCTGAGTTTTCCTTTTAGAGTTAATTGAGTCTGAGTTTCCTTCTGGTTTGGTCCGAATTTCTCTTGTTTAGGTAATTTAGTGTCTGAGTTTGTGTTTGGTCCGAATTTCATTCACTATATTGGTCCGAGTTTGGCTATAAAGCACTTAGTCCGAGCTTATTTCACTATATTGGTCCGAGTTTAGTTCCTTAAAATTGTCCgagttttattttatataatcttTGAGTCCGAGAATATAGATATATTGTAGTCCGAGTTTATTTAAGATATAGAGGTCTGAGTCTATTTAAAAGTTTTTATAAGTCCgagttatattatatataaaggGTCCGAGTTATAGAATTTTTGTTATATCCGAGTTTAAATGTTGAGTCCGAGTTCTTGAGTTCTTTAGATATATCCGAGTTACTCTTTTCTTTGAGTCCGAGTTTAAGTGATTAAGTTGAGTCTGAGTTTGTTAAAGTCTGGTCCGATTTTACTTTTGGAATTCATTTAGTCCGAGTTTAGGGTAAGCTTTCATTCGGTCCGAGTTTAGCCATATTCGGTCCGAGTTTAGCCATATTAAGTCTGAGTTTAGCAGGTTATGGTGAGTCCGAGTTTCTGGTGTCCCTTTGTCCGAGTTTCGTTAGTTAGTCTTGATAAGTCCGAGTTTTATTAAACAGTTTTAAGTCCGAGTTCCTTCATAGTTATTTAAATGATTTGAGTCCGAGTTATCTTGTGTCAATAGGGTCcgagttattttttttttattttattatctaTTGAGTCCGAGTTTGATTAGTTGTTCTCTAGTCCGAGGTTTTTTAAATCAATTTAAGTTCCGAGAGTCCAAGTTTTGTTGTCTTCTTCATCAAGTCCGAGTTATACCTCTTGTCTAGTCCGAATTTCTTAGTTGGTCTGAGGTTAAACTTCTAACAGTCTAGTCCGAGTTTCTTTTGTTGTGTTTATTTCAGGTTTCTGTGATCCGGGGTACACACTCTGACTAAAGCTCACTTCACTGTTTGGAAGTTCTCTGTTGCTTTTtgaaatggcaaacaacaatctgactacaatggtgcaaaacctcaagcacaatgctgaggtaggaagcagcgacaaacctcctttgttgGTCAACGaacttgattttcctgagtggaaggagcgtttcgaaagatatgtacgagcaaaagacatcaaaatctggttgtgtatcgttaaaggatgtggagctactccagtaCGTACGTTGACGATTGATACGTACTTGGCGCTTACTGACGACCAGAAGAAGTTTTATGactgtgaagagaaagctatgtcaatgataacgatggcaatgacacagtctatacttcatacgttccgtaagagaaatagctcaaaggaactgtgggatagtatgatccagcgatatgaaggaaacgaaatgtacaagaaacgacgtctcgaacgtttgaagactcaattcgttgtgttCAAGGCTTTGAAGAATGAATCGTTCGATGACACAGTGAATCGATTTTATCATTTGCtgagcgaacttgatagaagtaaagagggtatctacactgaattcgagaaggttgagaagtttctgaattgtctttcgagagaatggaatatgtacaccgctTTGATCAGAGAAGGTGTTCTCTACGAAGAGCTTACATTGGAAGAAGCTGTTCAGAAGCTGAGGggttatgcttggaatatggaagatcaagcatctgatttcgagaagatccaagatcctcagttataTAAGGCTTCGAAACCAACGGATAAGGGTAGTAATGGTGGTGTCGGTGTTGCCTTGTATTCGGAGAATGAAGGTTCTGCAAGTGATCACGCCTTCATAAGCAACACTGTCAGTTCAAGTGGAACAACCAATTCAAATCAAGggatgtactcttctagtggcgctcagaaatctcaaggaacaagtgtgaacattcctaagatagatgcaagcggtttgaagttgattgaagaaaatatgggtctgttggcgtccttcatgactgcctacgagaacttctgtcttgggaaactcgttgaaccgtcaagtctcgatgaagacttcgatcagatagatcaagacgagatggaagaacttgatctacaactcaatatggcattgttagtccgtagagcgaagaagtttctgctgaagacgggtaggaagttcataggaggtcagacaaagactcgaatgggGGTCGACATGTCAAAGGTAAAGTGTTACAATTGTGGTatctac is from Helianthus annuus cultivar XRQ/B chromosome 9, HanXRQr2.0-SUNRISE, whole genome shotgun sequence and encodes:
- the LOC110874879 gene encoding transcription factor bHLH49, whose protein sequence is MFFCDQDSNHDGLFSSEHDHGLNLETPILLPNANVSNSSSSCIMEDQIFAYTSDHDINSNLYNCFSQESINASDSPPYLCHNNFQFCPSNTPMEGDSSNFLFLAQVFSDEAEVVEKGRTENSVVQSMPVAGLGNVTPLKRKYEILQLPTEGNTHGKIDHKKKTRVSNDNKNKKNLPPKKIQKMTSVNRNDDDSEETHHNKEKFTNKNSGKRNVQSSSSCSSEDDSNASQELNGRKIVTEKTRAGRGAATDPQSIYARKRRERINERLRILQNLVPNGTKVDISTMLEEAVHYVKFLQLQINLLSSDDKWMYAPIAYNGVDMGLYNNISPTL